In Nitrospirota bacterium, the following are encoded in one genomic region:
- a CDS encoding FprA family A-type flavoprotein: protein MSIAIPVHDRLFWIGANDRATGLFEELWPMPHGIAYNSYLIKDERVAIIDAVKSFFGVDYLATLKGLLEGKKVDYLIINHIEPDHSGAIRLLREIFPGMQIVGNRKTAGLLADFYAITENVRVVEDGDELDLGRSRLKFILTPMVHWPETMMTFDQAEGTLFSGDAFGGFGTLDDGVFDDEISDTGTYEYEALRYFTNVIGKYSTMVQKALARLSGLDIAMVAPSHGLLWRKDPRRIVSLYDRWSRNEADDGVTIVYASMYGNTERMMEAVAHALSEERVGDIATHNLSRTHISYIITDAWRHKGIVLGTPTYNMKPFPMMDHFIRVMENKGLKDRVLGIFGSYGWAGGALKELTAFGERMKWELIEPVVEAKGAPTADILASCGQLGRNIAARVRQGIPA from the coding sequence ATGAGCATAGCGATTCCTGTACATGACCGGCTCTTCTGGATCGGGGCGAACGACCGCGCCACCGGGCTTTTCGAGGAGCTCTGGCCGATGCCGCACGGCATTGCCTATAATTCGTATCTCATCAAAGATGAGCGCGTGGCGATCATCGATGCGGTAAAGAGCTTTTTCGGGGTGGACTACCTCGCTACGCTCAAGGGGCTGCTCGAAGGCAAGAAGGTCGATTACCTCATCATCAACCATATCGAGCCCGACCATTCGGGTGCGATCAGGCTTTTGCGGGAGATCTTCCCCGGGATGCAGATCGTCGGAAACAGGAAGACCGCAGGACTGCTCGCCGATTTCTACGCCATTACCGAAAACGTCAGGGTCGTCGAGGACGGAGACGAGCTCGACCTGGGGCGTTCCAGGCTCAAGTTCATCCTGACGCCGATGGTGCACTGGCCCGAGACCATGATGACCTTCGATCAGGCAGAGGGCACGCTCTTTTCGGGCGACGCGTTCGGCGGCTTCGGCACCCTCGACGACGGCGTCTTTGACGATGAAATAAGCGACACGGGCACTTACGAGTACGAGGCACTCAGGTACTTCACCAATGTCATCGGCAAGTACAGCACCATGGTCCAGAAGGCCCTTGCAAGGCTGAGCGGGCTGGACATCGCGATGGTCGCTCCCTCCCATGGCCTGCTCTGGCGCAAGGACCCGCGGCGCATTGTCAGTCTGTATGACCGGTGGAGCCGCAACGAGGCGGACGACGGGGTGACGATCGTCTATGCCTCCATGTACGGCAACACGGAGAGGATGATGGAGGCCGTCGCCCATGCCCTGTCCGAAGAGCGGGTCGGTGATATCGCCACCCATAACCTCTCGCGCACGCATATTTCGTACATCATCACCGATGCGTGGCGGCACAAAGGGATCGTCCTGGGGACACCGACCTACAACATGAAGCCGTTCCCGATGATGGACCACTTTATCAGGGTGATGGAGAACAAAGGACTGAAGGACCGGGTCCTGGGGATCTTCGGCTCTTACGGCTGGGCAGGAGGCGCGCTCAAGGAGCTGACCGCCTTCGGTGAACGGATGAAGTGGGAGCTCATCGAGCCGGTCGTCGAAGCCAAAGGCGCACCGACGGCGGACATCCTCGCTTCCTGCGGCCAGCTCGGCCGGAATATCGCTGCACGGGTCAGGCAGGGAATCCCCGCCTGA
- a CDS encoding Smr/MutS family protein: MQSKKKNTSETFSNQPFRDLKTLLSLKKAPAAPPVHEKRAESTPAHDEEELFRKAMQDVREIKEFRALPVRPSKTVPAYRAISSATSSDREALRNLEEITLGKRPLHLPDTQEYVEWTNEEYHLDIVRKLHKGIFAVQDYLDLHGLILDEAEAEVDRFIGDALKKRLRCVKIIHGRGLRSPNGPVLKDAVVNRLIGRYKKHLIAFVTARQCDGGLGALYILLR, from the coding sequence ATGCAGTCGAAGAAGAAGAATACGTCTGAAACCTTTTCGAACCAGCCCTTCAGAGATCTCAAAACACTGCTCAGCCTGAAGAAAGCACCTGCTGCACCGCCGGTCCATGAAAAGAGAGCTGAAAGCACTCCTGCTCATGATGAGGAGGAGCTTTTCCGCAAGGCGATGCAGGATGTGCGGGAGATCAAAGAGTTCAGGGCGCTGCCGGTCCGCCCTTCGAAAACAGTGCCAGCGTACCGCGCCATCAGTTCGGCCACCAGTTCGGATAGAGAAGCTCTCAGGAACCTCGAAGAGATTACCCTCGGCAAAAGGCCCCTCCATCTCCCCGATACGCAGGAGTATGTCGAGTGGACCAATGAGGAGTACCATCTCGATATCGTGCGGAAGCTCCACAAGGGCATCTTTGCTGTTCAGGATTACCTCGATCTGCACGGTCTTATCCTCGACGAAGCCGAGGCAGAAGTCGACCGGTTCATCGGGGACGCCCTCAAGAAGAGGCTCAGGTGCGTCAAGATAATACACGGCAGGGGCCTGCGTTCTCCCAACGGGCCGGTACTGAAAGACGCGGTCGTCAACCGGCTCATCGGCCGCTACAAGAAGCACCTCATCGCCTTTGTGACCGCCCGCCAGTGCGACGGGGGACTCGGCGCACTGTACATCCTCCTGCGCTGA